Proteins from a genomic interval of Chryseobacterium indologenes:
- a CDS encoding DUF2306 domain-containing protein has translation MAGLTQFSNRFLYENRSLHRLIGKIYVYNILIINVPACFILGIFSNGGLIGITGFLVQDILWAYLTIAAVTSIRKGNINRHKNYMISGYAVTTTAITFRIIKNLFYNEEYHDYELFYGITVWLSLFINLLIAYGLIMKKDNFLSLKAKVSNNHNKSNTHDHGK, from the coding sequence TTGGCAGGTTTAACGCAGTTTTCGAATCGGTTTTTATATGAAAACAGAAGTTTGCATCGGTTGATCGGGAAAATATATGTTTACAATATCCTGATCATCAATGTTCCGGCCTGTTTTATTCTTGGAATATTTTCCAATGGCGGCCTTATCGGGATCACGGGATTTCTTGTGCAGGATATTCTTTGGGCTTACCTTACCATAGCAGCCGTTACTTCCATCAGGAAAGGAAATATAAACAGACACAAAAACTATATGATTTCAGGCTATGCAGTAACAACGACAGCCATTACATTCAGAATTATTAAAAATTTGTTTTATAATGAAGAATACCATGATTACGAATTATTCTATGGTATTACCGTATGGCTTTCGCTATTTATAAACCTTTTGATCGCCTATGGGTTGATCATGAAAAAAGACAATTTCTTATCGTTGAAAGCTAAGGTTAGCAACAACCATAATAAAAGCAATACCCATGATCACGGAAAATGA
- a CDS encoding VOC family protein, with the protein MKIKNLDHLVLTVASIDKTVEFYTQILGFEVITFGDNRKALSFGNQKINLHQKGNEFEPKAEFPTCGSADLCFIAQTDIHEVTAELRNKSILIIEGPVARTGALGKIMSVYFRDPDQNLIEVSNYIDVPSQ; encoded by the coding sequence ATGAAAATTAAAAACCTGGACCACCTTGTACTCACCGTTGCAAGTATCGATAAAACGGTCGAATTTTACACCCAAATACTGGGATTTGAAGTAATAACTTTTGGAGATAACAGAAAAGCGCTGAGCTTTGGGAATCAGAAAATCAATCTTCATCAAAAAGGGAATGAGTTTGAGCCCAAGGCAGAGTTTCCTACCTGTGGTTCTGCCGATCTTTGTTTTATTGCACAAACTGATATTCATGAGGTTACAGCAGAGCTGCGAAATAAAAGCATCCTGATCATCGAAGGACCTGTAGCCAGGACCGGAGCTTTGGGAAAAATAATGTCAGTATATTTCCGGGATCCTGATCAAAACCTCATCGAAGTAAGTAATTACATAGATGTGCCCTCGCAATAG
- a CDS encoding SEL1-like repeat protein has protein sequence MAHRIYTYNVDSTTLDEFPHYLGEWNYEIPELLLPLFSGNPRSKGKALVFDKESGISMLRSFYDLLGEHYRLTYKKVFYEPVNKMFEILNELPYDTFVMNARDVFNMSEEKHSDQAKDWVLEIKEKSKLYQKAIRNRDLAKLERALFSRHGYDSFLELLETDWVKYGLGYWNEELCKNPSGVYEVNGLWGLKSYKGDILAPPVYEEIFEANEDGVAVVQKNGKFGYLSNDGKTLTECVYDDANDAYFIEEKNYGPVFIGNKAGLLDITTTELIISCEYDELELLRYTGLFNAKKDEVYCVINIKGKQVVADHSDKPFHYDYSGLLYRHLKGTSKRAYYSLDGIFMGEYPEDVLSAISNGFYFAKPNKFQKKTNIIKPDGTLLDEEIDLVMALGDYGYTSFTYRKDKEWFIYDIQSGEFRLKEYKIVNIHRDWFTQYMRDVFMISDGKGWGLYQSARDRWLLPLSEAHKKVESCKLEVFRITTDRGMFYYDQKSDAHSAIYDYICEGIDYTEDLLCLFKGNEMFILDIERRLHQVSDYQMGAVFSKKYNLRGKDLQFFINFYNQWVEQKGSGYEEYFDDKTLTERAEEYVKEENIQEAVRLYTIGVSRGNADMMVELGYIYAHDDYPEFYDLSKALTLYEKASLQGQPVAWNNLGYHYQQGIGYPQDIRKALQCFKKSAELGDGLAMQNLGLLYFYGDYVLKDYNKALEYYQQAEKKLYFNPDKIAEIYYQQSDFANLQRYLRKDTENTYSNIYYGILFDEGLGVKQNPKKAIKHFEKALAYSTYDHALRRLLYYYKEDPAFADPEKYQYWKRYGEENDME, from the coding sequence ATGGCACATCGTATTTACACTTATAATGTTGATTCTACTACTCTGGATGAGTTTCCACATTATCTTGGGGAATGGAATTATGAGATCCCGGAGCTGTTACTTCCTTTATTTTCAGGTAATCCGAGATCAAAAGGAAAAGCATTGGTCTTTGACAAAGAAAGCGGAATTTCAATGTTGAGAAGTTTTTATGATCTGTTAGGGGAGCATTATCGGCTGACTTATAAAAAGGTATTCTATGAGCCTGTCAATAAAATGTTTGAAATTTTAAATGAACTTCCTTATGATACTTTTGTAATGAACGCAAGGGATGTCTTCAATATGAGTGAGGAAAAACATAGTGATCAGGCAAAAGATTGGGTGCTGGAAATCAAAGAGAAAAGCAAACTATATCAGAAGGCAATCCGCAACAGAGACCTGGCAAAGCTTGAAAGAGCACTTTTTTCAAGGCACGGATATGATTCTTTTTTAGAACTACTGGAAACAGACTGGGTTAAATACGGACTTGGATATTGGAATGAAGAACTCTGTAAAAATCCGTCAGGGGTGTATGAAGTGAACGGACTCTGGGGATTAAAAAGCTATAAAGGTGATATATTAGCTCCGCCAGTGTATGAAGAAATTTTCGAAGCAAATGAGGATGGAGTAGCTGTGGTACAAAAAAACGGCAAATTCGGATATCTGTCAAACGACGGAAAGACTCTCACAGAATGTGTATATGATGATGCCAATGATGCTTATTTCATAGAAGAAAAAAATTACGGACCTGTATTTATTGGCAACAAAGCAGGTTTATTAGATATTACTACCACAGAACTGATTATTTCCTGCGAATATGATGAGCTTGAATTGTTAAGATATACCGGACTCTTCAATGCTAAAAAAGACGAAGTGTATTGTGTAATTAATATAAAAGGCAAACAGGTTGTCGCAGATCATTCGGACAAACCCTTTCATTATGATTATTCCGGACTCCTTTATCGTCACCTGAAAGGAACTTCAAAAAGAGCTTATTACAGTCTTGATGGTATTTTCATGGGTGAGTATCCTGAAGATGTTTTATCTGCTATTTCAAACGGGTTTTATTTTGCCAAACCCAATAAATTTCAGAAAAAGACAAACATCATTAAACCGGACGGAACCCTTCTGGATGAAGAAATAGACCTTGTAATGGCGCTTGGCGATTATGGATATACCTCTTTTACGTACCGAAAAGATAAAGAATGGTTTATTTATGATATACAATCCGGAGAATTCAGGTTAAAAGAATATAAAATAGTAAATATTCACAGAGATTGGTTTACCCAATATATGCGTGATGTATTCATGATTTCTGATGGAAAAGGCTGGGGTTTGTATCAGTCTGCCCGGGACCGATGGCTTCTTCCCCTTTCTGAAGCACATAAAAAAGTAGAATCATGTAAACTTGAAGTTTTTCGTATTACTACAGACCGAGGTATGTTTTATTATGACCAGAAATCAGATGCTCATAGTGCAATCTATGATTATATCTGTGAGGGAATAGACTATACCGAAGATTTATTATGTCTTTTTAAAGGAAATGAGATGTTCATTCTGGATATTGAAAGAAGGCTTCATCAGGTGTCCGATTATCAGATGGGGGCCGTATTTAGCAAAAAATATAATCTTCGTGGAAAAGATCTGCAGTTCTTTATAAATTTCTACAATCAATGGGTTGAACAAAAAGGTTCCGGATACGAAGAATACTTTGATGACAAAACACTTACAGAACGTGCAGAAGAATATGTAAAGGAAGAAAACATACAAGAAGCAGTACGGTTGTATACAATAGGCGTTAGTCGTGGTAATGCAGACATGATGGTTGAACTTGGCTATATTTATGCTCACGATGATTATCCCGAATTTTACGATCTCAGTAAAGCGCTGACTTTGTACGAAAAAGCATCTCTACAAGGTCAGCCTGTTGCGTGGAACAATCTGGGATATCATTATCAGCAGGGTATCGGATATCCGCAGGATATTAGAAAAGCTTTACAATGCTTCAAAAAATCGGCAGAGCTGGGAGATGGGCTGGCGATGCAGAATCTGGGACTGCTGTATTTTTATGGAGATTATGTTCTCAAAGACTATAATAAGGCGTTGGAATATTATCAACAGGCAGAAAAGAAATTATATTTCAATCCGGATAAGATTGCTGAAATTTATTATCAGCAAAGTGATTTTGCAAACCTTCAGCGCTATTTAAGGAAGGATACCGAAAACACCTATTCCAATATTTACTACGGAATCCTTTTTGACGAAGGATTGGGCGTTAAACAAAATCCCAAAAAAGCAATTAAACATTTTGAAAAAGCTCTGGCCTATTCTACGTATGACCATGCTTTGAGAAGATTATTATATTATTATAAAGAAGATCCTGCCTTTGCCGATCCTGAAAAATATCAATATTGGAAAAGATATGGTGAGGAAAATGATATGGAATGA
- a CDS encoding Lrp/AsnC family transcriptional regulator — MERLDEKDLQLLRILQKNAKLTVKELAKEINLSPSPVFERVKRLEQEGYIKHYAAVLEAEKLNRGFTVFCQVKLKIHDRSVGHQFVKDIVEIEEVAECYNISGDFDFLLKVQVRDMKHYQDFVFNKLGSVDSIGSTHSTFVMAEVKNTHGVTI, encoded by the coding sequence GTGGAAAGACTTGATGAAAAGGATCTTCAACTGCTAAGAATCCTGCAAAAGAATGCAAAACTGACCGTAAAGGAGCTTGCTAAAGAAATAAACCTGTCACCTTCTCCCGTTTTTGAAAGAGTAAAAAGGCTGGAACAGGAAGGATATATCAAACATTATGCAGCTGTTTTAGAAGCTGAAAAACTGAATCGTGGATTTACCGTGTTTTGCCAGGTTAAATTGAAAATTCATGACCGGTCTGTAGGACATCAGTTTGTGAAGGATATTGTGGAGATTGAAGAAGTGGCAGAATGTTATAATATTTCCGGTGATTTTGATTTTTTGCTTAAAGTTCAGGTACGGGATATGAAGCACTATCAGGATTTTGTTTTCAATAAACTGGGATCAGTAGATTCTATCGGCAGTACACACAGTACTTTTGTAATGGCTGAGGTCAAGAACACACATGGCGTGACGATATAA
- the metE gene encoding 5-methyltetrahydropteroyltriglutamate--homocysteine S-methyltransferase, giving the protein MQTHILGYPRIGSNRELKKACEQYWAGKISINELEEAGKTISEQNWKLQQEAGIDLIPCNDFSYYDQVLDMTLAVGAIPERYQDIATDRKYSELDLYFAMARGHQKDGLDITAMEMTKWFDTNYHYIVPEFQKDQQFRLFSNKIITDFMNARQTGINAKPVIIGLITYLLLGKEKEKDFDKLDLVQNLLPVYLEIIKELENQGAEYIQFDEPFLALDLNEKAKEAFELVYSTIRKQFPKLKLIVATYFEGLNDNLSLAVSLPIDVLHIDLVRDPEQLDEVLSTIPDTLSLSLGIVDGRNIWKNDFEKSLQYIRKVINRIGSERVFIAPSCSLLHSPFDLDSEKNEDILSPEIKQWLAFAKQKVHEIVVLKKLASENPDYPTLQLLAENKKALENRKTSTLIHSQEVKNRVELTTEKDAQRKNPFSIRKEVQQKVLQLPLFPTTTIGSFPQTKEVRSWRAKFKKGELTAEHYDHLLKKETERTIQWQEEIGIDVLVHGEFERNDMVEYFGEQLAGFAFTQNGWVQSYGSRCVKPPVIYGDVHRPHPMTVYWSQYAQSLTNKWVKGMLTGPVTILQWSFVRDDQPRSLTCKQIALAIRDEVTDLEKAGIRIIQIDEPAIREGLPLRKSEWQNYLQWAVEAFRISASGVEDSTQIHTHMCYSEFNDIIKNIADMDADVITIECSRSQMELLNAFADFKYPNEIGPGVYDIHSPRVPSKEEMVELLKKAQAVIPAQQLWVNPDCGLKTRHWDETEKALKAMVEASKEASLAFA; this is encoded by the coding sequence ATGCAAACACACATTCTTGGCTATCCGCGTATTGGTAGCAACAGAGAGCTAAAAAAGGCCTGCGAACAGTATTGGGCAGGGAAAATTTCTATTAATGAATTAGAAGAAGCAGGGAAAACCATCAGTGAACAAAACTGGAAATTACAACAGGAAGCAGGTATTGATCTTATTCCGTGCAATGATTTTTCATATTATGATCAGGTATTGGACATGACTTTAGCAGTGGGTGCCATTCCGGAGCGCTATCAGGACATTGCCACCGATCGTAAATATTCAGAGCTTGATCTGTATTTTGCGATGGCAAGAGGACATCAGAAAGATGGCCTGGATATTACTGCTATGGAAATGACCAAATGGTTTGACACCAACTATCATTATATCGTTCCTGAATTCCAGAAAGATCAGCAATTCCGGTTGTTTTCAAACAAAATCATTACCGATTTTATGAATGCGAGACAAACAGGGATCAATGCCAAACCCGTTATTATCGGTCTTATTACCTACCTTCTTCTGGGGAAAGAAAAAGAAAAAGACTTTGATAAATTAGACCTGGTTCAAAATCTTCTTCCTGTTTATCTTGAAATCATTAAAGAACTGGAAAACCAGGGAGCAGAATATATCCAGTTTGACGAACCGTTCCTTGCCTTAGATCTTAACGAAAAGGCAAAAGAAGCCTTTGAGTTAGTATACAGCACAATCAGAAAACAATTTCCAAAGTTGAAATTGATTGTCGCGACTTACTTTGAAGGATTAAATGATAATCTTTCTCTAGCCGTTTCTCTTCCCATCGATGTTTTGCATATTGACCTGGTGCGGGATCCTGAACAATTGGATGAGGTATTATCGACAATTCCTGATACTTTAAGTCTTTCTTTAGGAATCGTAGACGGAAGGAATATCTGGAAAAATGACTTCGAAAAATCATTACAATATATCAGAAAAGTCATCAACAGGATCGGGTCTGAAAGAGTGTTTATTGCTCCGTCGTGTTCATTACTTCACTCGCCTTTTGATCTTGATTCAGAAAAAAATGAGGATATTTTATCTCCCGAAATCAAGCAGTGGCTGGCTTTTGCGAAACAGAAAGTCCATGAGATTGTTGTATTAAAAAAATTAGCCTCTGAAAATCCGGATTATCCTACTTTACAGCTATTGGCTGAAAATAAAAAAGCCCTGGAAAACCGTAAAACCTCAACATTAATACATAGTCAGGAGGTAAAAAACCGTGTCGAACTAACGACAGAAAAAGATGCGCAGAGAAAAAATCCTTTCAGTATCAGAAAAGAGGTTCAGCAAAAAGTATTACAGCTTCCATTATTTCCAACCACCACGATCGGATCATTTCCACAAACGAAAGAAGTAAGAAGCTGGAGAGCTAAATTCAAAAAAGGGGAACTTACTGCAGAACACTATGATCATTTATTGAAGAAAGAAACTGAAAGAACCATCCAATGGCAGGAAGAAATCGGGATTGATGTATTGGTACACGGGGAATTTGAACGCAATGATATGGTGGAATATTTCGGAGAACAACTGGCCGGGTTTGCCTTCACTCAAAATGGCTGGGTACAAAGCTACGGAAGCCGTTGTGTAAAACCTCCGGTGATCTATGGGGATGTTCACCGCCCTCATCCGATGACGGTTTATTGGTCACAATATGCCCAATCACTGACCAATAAATGGGTAAAAGGAATGCTGACAGGACCTGTAACGATTCTTCAGTGGTCTTTTGTACGGGATGACCAGCCTCGTTCCTTAACCTGCAAACAGATTGCCTTGGCAATTCGTGATGAGGTTACAGATCTTGAAAAGGCAGGTATCAGAATTATACAAATCGATGAACCGGCGATCAGAGAAGGTCTTCCTTTAAGAAAATCAGAATGGCAAAACTATTTACAGTGGGCGGTAGAAGCTTTCAGAATTTCGGCGAGTGGTGTTGAGGATTCTACACAAATCCACACCCACATGTGTTATTCCGAATTCAACGATATTATCAAGAATATTGCTGATATGGATGCCGATGTGATCACGATTGAATGTTCCAGAAGCCAGATGGAATTATTAAATGCTTTCGCAGACTTTAAATATCCGAATGAAATCGGTCCGGGTGTTTATGACATCCACTCTCCAAGGGTACCATCCAAAGAAGAAATGGTTGAGTTGCTGAAAAAAGCACAGGCTGTAATTCCTGCTCAGCAACTTTGGGTAAACCCTGACTGCGGATTGAAAACCCGTCACTGGGATGAAACGGAGAAAGCATTAAAAGCAATGGTGGAAGCTTCAAAGGAAGCCAGCCTTGCCTTCGCATAA
- a CDS encoding KTSC domain-containing protein, with the protein MKKIGEHRTLLGVDKNVTLKELKTIYRNVMKDTHPDKFINDETGKQEAEEKSKSVIEAYHFLVSINPETQEKYKEEYTETITKSNIQDFYLEKSILTVQHLNGNMYEYMGVPRNTYIKMVNADSPSRFARRHIYGNFIYRKSGEAMAD; encoded by the coding sequence ATGAAAAAAATTGGCGAGCACAGAACACTTCTTGGAGTAGATAAAAACGTTACTTTAAAAGAATTAAAAACGATTTACAGAAATGTGATGAAAGATACACATCCTGATAAATTTATCAATGACGAAACAGGAAAGCAGGAAGCTGAAGAAAAAAGCAAGTCTGTGATTGAAGCCTATCATTTTTTGGTAAGCATTAATCCTGAGACCCAGGAAAAGTATAAAGAAGAATATACTGAAACCATTACAAAATCTAATATTCAGGATTTTTACCTTGAAAAATCGATTTTGACGGTTCAGCATCTGAACGGAAATATGTATGAATACATGGGAGTTCCGAGAAATACCTACATTAAAATGGTCAATGCTGACTCACCAAGCCGTTTTGCAAGAAGACATATCTATGGAAACTTCATCTACAGAAAGTCCGGAGAGGCAATGGCAGATTAA